The DNA segment GTGATGCATCCTTTTTGGGATTACTTTATTTaagaaacagtaataaaaaagcAGATATATTTTTAGCTTTTCATGCATTACAGTTGAAAATATCCATCGACATTCCCACAGTTGGTTAGTTTACGCACATCCGTTTTGATGGATACTTTATAATTGTAAAGGAATGTGACGTTTCCATTCAGTTTATAATGTTTAGAAACAATACAGAGCTCAGTCTTTAACGTTGATCCGGTTTGATTCGTCCGTCGCAAGTCACCATCGCCGGCAAGGCAGTAGATTGCGCAGTCATCTCCAGAAGGGGTAATATGACAACCCGATCAACAGCACAAACTACTACCTCAACCAGCGCTTGGCCCCCGGGTGTGTCTTTGCCTCCCTTTCGTCCTCTTCGTGATCTCCCCACTCCAGTTTCaattaaatctcttttttcGGTTCAGTGCTGCTGTGCGTAAAAGCGCACGAAAATGGCGTGCGCGTAAAACGTGGCCGCCGCAATAAAGCCAGACAAAAACCCCACCCAAAGAAtcggaaagggggaggaaaatACCTCTTGTACCTTCCCCACGTTTCCTGCACCCGCTGTTCTCCTCAGATGACCTCTGTAAAAATGTCACACAGAGTGGCAGGTAGGGACGCAGAGGCTCTCCGTGGATTTCCTGAGCAGGCAGAGGCGATATTTACAGCAATGTCAGAGTACAAAGAGCTGATTGTGGTATTGATtctcatttaaaacataattaagattaaaattatttattatgaataataatgagtCGAACGAATAAAACGATTTATAGTCTGATCGAAAAATATTATTGTCTCAAGACATCAAAATATTCAATGACGTGTAAAAATCATCCAAAGCAcacattatttacacattttaactaacatgaaataaaatggacatttttttaaaaatacaggGAGGAAAGCAAGGGATGCTAAAGCCTTCTCGTGCGCATACAGAGCCACAGATTAAAATGAGATCACCAAAAAGTCACAATAAATTCGCAGCTTTCATTCCATATAAACATTACCAGGATTTTGTTGGATCTGAGGTAAAAATGAAGTAAATCCACATTAGTTCCTGACACAGTTCTTCACCTTGCAGCTCAACTGCAGCAGACTGTTTTATAATCTATTGTTGTCTGTTTCGGTCTCTGCGTCGTGAAGGAAAGTTGTCCCGTCATCCGATCCGCTCCGTTTCCACCGCAAACATGTCCACGAGTCCACATCTGAACGATATGCGCGTTTCGTTGCTTCCCTTTTCCTCCACAAACGCCGCATGTCAGGTAGGTGTGGAAAAATGAGTGGATTAGTCGGAGCGGCGTGGATAAAATTCGCGGGGAACGTCAGTACGGGTGTAGGCGCGgccagagaggagaggaaacacagagctCCCACTCTGACGGGGTTTTTTCTGACCGGTGAACATCAGCAGTAAAAGAGAACCGGTCAGAGTGCGCCATCCTCTGGCTGCATCCAACTCATCACAATGAACTCACCCAGAAGTTGACATGTACCTGCAGATCATCACTTTAAAGACATGGATTCATTTGGAGcaacataaatgtatttctggtGTACTattggttgtttttatttaattgtattattttttttatttttttatgtgactATAAGAAATGATGGTAAAGGGCCTGTCTGGCTTGttgaaattaaatattgtagatttaatttgtttaattaaaaaagagcTATTAATGATTATAACCTGTTttaacttgttttgttttgtgacttTTTGGCTTGCTTGTttctattgtattttattgtaaagcacGTTGTGACTTCTATTCTAGTAAGATACAGTAGGCTACATGTACATTTAATGTTTCTCACATATAGtacttcatattttattatttgtaggCGGCttattgtttttctctcaaCAGCTAATCAATGAGAAATGTCTGTTTAAGTTGAATCACCTTTGTATATTGAAACAGTAACTTGCTGTGGCTTTTACAGATGTCTAAAAAATCTTAACTTTTTACATCAATTCATTATTTGCATTATCTATCTTTTTGAAAATTAATCTGTGAAAAATTAGtatataaagtttttaaaaCAGCCCTCACCTGTCACAGACCCTAAGATGATTTGTGATCTCGAGACATTTAATTCACAGAATacaaaacagagcagcagcacagcctcAGATGTGAAAAGCTTCAATCTTTCTACATAAATTAGTTATTGAGCATTAAACTTATTGGTGATTAATTTTATGTTGGTGAACCAATTTATGAATGGATGAGTAGTTTACACATCCGGTAGGTGGGTTCAGGTGAATAATGGGActatcataaaaataaaatcagaatgATCTTAATCTTTTATCAATTCTTAAAAAATTATTCTGTTTAGCACACCCTAGGGGTCCCTGAGGGGTTCCCCAGCAACAgggggaatcatttattttcactacaATTCTGTCCATAAGTAACACACAGGCAGAATGTATCCATGggtatttcatttcatttcatacattcacacaataaatcatataaaagcaaaaatcttacCAAGTGGGGGTCCGTGCTCTAATTTATGTCAGTTTAGGGGCCCTTGATGTCACAAAGTTTGAGAGACACTGGTTTGACAATAACTTCCAGTGACTGGTGGGAATTTGGTCTCAGTTTCCTCTGAGCGAGTGATGCACTGCTCTGCACACTGTcgctccctcctctcctgcctcctATTGGCCAGCAGCATGGAGGCTGCTAGGGGGAACCTCCCAGCTGTGAGCGGGCAGAGAACCCGTCAGAACCCGGAGAGAACACCGTGTTCCTCCTCACAGATcagtctgcagctgctgctACTCATACTGAGGTGGAGGCAAAGATAAAATGGAGGGCACATCTCATTTCAATTCttgctaaaataaataaataaatcaacactTCATACAAGGCTGAAAgctttacagtatatatttaacAGTGAATGCAGCATGGTCAGTACATGCTAGTGCTGATGAATATTGATCACTGCAGAACAGGAGGTTAAGGTTTTCTGCATCATTATACTTGcaattaaaatattgattatagtcTACATACCAGAACCAATACTAATAATTTGGTGTTTTTCTGAGACTGATTAGGGGAGATAGatcatttctcttttcatgaGTAAAGAAGGTAACTAACAAGTGTACCATCTATTATTCATGAGAAGTACACAGTAGAACACATCAGGGGAAGCTTTGACTGGCAGATTTGTAGAGACGCCACAGATAGAGACACCGCAGTGAAGAAAACCAGAGCAGGACCCGCAGAAAGCTTTACACAACTTTATTGAAGATTGTGTATAAATACACATGCACAATTCAAATGTAAACCCAAGTGAACTCAAGTGCAGCCAAACCTGGAAACCCCCTTAATGTCATCATGCAAGGATGTCTGgattattttttacaaaaaaagtcCCAGATCAACAAGAGCCATCCttagttttgttttcttaaaaatattcCCTCCCTGACAAGAGCACAGGCAAGACTTCGCAAACTAGTGTGTTTATGTGGACTGGAGCCACAGATCCCCACCTCCCACCCCAACATTTCAGGTCTTGTcaagattttaaatatattgtctgtttattattaaatgcttacatataaataaataaactttatcaAATGTGCACTCACAGAGTGAACTCTTATGTACAGAATTGTATAAGCCTATAGTAGCAATCACATCTCACTCAGTCAGGATGGAGGCagagggggaggtggagggaggggtgagTCGCCCCCCAAAAGGCAAGGCAGCGCTGAGGAAGTAAAAGCCCACTCAAGTCGAAGCACAGAGATGCTCGTCAAGGCTTGGAGCGCGTCTAATATTCTGAGGCAACAACAGGTACGCTAATGCTGTTAACAATGGAAAGAACAGGTAGAAAAAGAAAACGTAAGAGGCGCACTCCACCATGGAGAATAGTTTCATCATGAGTTGCACTGATGGAGGAATATCCTGCAACCATCTGCCACAAAATATTTTCACTGTATCATGATCCCAAAAGCTGAAAGGCCTTTTAGACGGACTCACccccctgaaaaaaaaaaaagttctgtttttttgtctccctccctccccatcctcctcAAAGCTCAGGACCACAAAGAAGCATTTTCCACCtctggggaagaaaaaaaaaaagggggggggggcgcattCAGCATTACTCATCACATTCAACCAAACCAAGAAAGGGAgccatgaaaagagaaaaaaagaggaaaaaaaatctgtccctatgaagaaaaaaatcacaaaaaaaaaggcatcaaCCACATACATCTGGTCAGTGTTCATTTCATTCAGCATACATTCTGGCCCTTGTGtggatttaaaacaaaaaacaaaaaaaacatggctgCGATATAAAAAGCAGTGTCTTACAAACAATATGGACATTCGAGTGTTCGTGTATgaaagggggagaggggggggaggggggtgatgTGAGACGAAGACGGCACGTGATTGTGATGTGCAAACAAAAAAGGCGACCGGTCCGAGATTAAGAATTTAAGGCCGAGGTGATCCAAACAAAAGACGGTGCCATCTGATGTCGGCGAAGTCACCCATGTTCCTAATCTCGCAGTGCCTctaatatgatgatgatgaagaagaaggagaaagctTTAAAAACCACCTACGGAGATAGCTGAAGAGaaggttggttttttttttttacatttggatCTCTGAGTAACTTTCAATTCATGCCCACTATGTCCATTTAAGACAGAGTGCTTCTAGATATGAACAAGAAGGATTTCTGAACAATCCCTATGATTTCCTAATTCAAGATATGCGCTTACAGAGTCTGTCAGGAGTCCAATCCATGACGTCTTGATCCTGCTTCATTTTAGGGTTACGGTAATTTCCGACAGAGGAGGCTAGAGAGACGGGAAAAGCAGGACCTTGAGAGATTAAGGTTCATGCTGATACACTGATAGTCTGTCTAAAAATGCAGGAtcattgcagcagcagcagtagcagcagcacaaAGCTAGGACAATTTGGCTGTTTGACACTTAATAAACTCACGCAGCTACAGGCATCACTTCCCTACGTTGAATCTAGACGGTAGACGCGTCTCACCACTGGTTTACTAAAGGCAGCTtcctaacctttttttttttttttttaatgtgagaaaACCCTCTGAGTCATCATTGAACATTTGCAGTATGTCTGGcaataataaagtttttttttaaaaaagaaaaaaaaagtggatgGTTGGTGATTGTGCAAGTTCAAAATGTTTCAGCGCATCATGAAACCACATAGAattcagtgtttaaaatatatacaagATCTAAATGATACTAAAAATGATATGCCAATGATGCATCGCTctcaaaaacatatatatatatatatatatatatatatatatatatgtatatatatatatatttataaaagaacaacaaaggaaaacaaaaagcaaaggAGGAGACTCATAGCGCCGCACGGAGGAGCGTGAAGCCTCGGAGTCGGTCCGCAGGTGACGTTCAGTGACTCTTTTCAGAGAGCAGGTGAGCTAAATCCTTTAGAAAAAGTAAATGGATGGACGTGGCAACACACTCTCACACGAGCacgagcgcacacacacacacacacacacacacacacacagtgatccAACCACAGAGGGCcctgattattttttttttttagcgttGTTGCGTACCCCGGCAGCACTCTGACCAAACAGCCTTCATCCCCACAGCGGCTCCGCCTGTCGAGAGGTCGAATCCGAGCGGCTGGGTGGGACTGGTGGCGCCCGCTGCCATGCTGTGTGTCCATATGGCTTTGGATGGAAAGAtcccaatctctctctctccatttatttcatttgccTCAGTTGGTTTTCATGGTGACGTCTCGATTGggcacctcttcctcctcctcttcctcctcttcttcttcttctccttcttcttcttcttcttcttcctccccctcctcctcctcctcctcttcgtcttcCTGCTCATTGTCGTTCTTCCTGCGCCGGTTCTCGTTCAAGTCCTCCTCATCGCTCAGGGCAGCGGAAGCAGAGGAGGCGGAGGCCGAGGCcgaggcagaggcagaggcagaggcagacGCGGAGGCAGAAGCAGAGGCAGAAGCGGAGGCAGAAGCGGATGCGGAGGCGGATGCGGAGGCGGACACGGTGGCGGCTGCGGCAGATGAGGCTCCTAAAGCAGACGAGgctcccttcctctcctgccTCTCCTCATTTtcgttctcctcctcttctccctcctcttcctcctcctcctcgtcctcctcttcctcacggTCGAGAGCGAAGTAGCCAGTGCCTTTCACGGTGTCCTGGCGCTGGTAGAACAGCACGTACCCTGCTTTggactgcagacacacacacacacacacacacacacacacaccgaagtTACTTAGGGCTGGCTCACTTACAGATCATTTGCTGCACACGTGATCATGATACTGAGTCACGCTGCATTCATTACAGCAGACTCCAAGGACTGTTTGTGGACATTAGCGTTAGCTTTTACCTAACCCGGATACAATACATCAAACGGTAACATTCATGCTTGATATTGCACATGTTTCTTCATTAatctttaactttttaaacttcatATGCAGGcagaacaacagaaagaaacatcTGTGACCTGCAAGGAACATCAAAGTCTTTATTTTAAGTGCTGCCAACAATCCTCTAGATACTGCAAGTGTCTTTTAGCTTCTGAGGTTTAAAAGCCTTTAAAAACTTACCCAACACCCCCCACTGTCAACTCATGTTAACAAGACTTAACATTAGCTGAATCTTTGGCTTGAATCACTAACTTTTTTCTACTTGCCAATTACTGTACATTTGAACCATCTAACCGCAACAAAATACCCCTAAAACCCAGAAAAGAGTCCTCAGTACTTAATTAGCATGAGCACAGACGGATGTCATGGAGAAATCAGTAAATTACTTTGATGAACTCAAGCATTCTAGTCTGAGTCCAGCAAAACTGCTTCTGATGAATAAATGAGCAGAACTTGATGCCTTGCTTTCCCAAAAAATGAGGACACTCACCACTATTTGATCTTCGTTGGCAGGCGACACGCTGCTGTCATCAAAGTTGTACCACTTTCCGTCATCTTTGTTTTTAGCATAAGCAGTATCTGGACAGGAAGAGATTAAGAGACATTACTATAGTGTTCCATATGCTCTCCTCTTAATAGGCATCCTTTTACATACTGGTTTTGGTGTTGTATAGCGCTTAAACTTTAATAAAACTTCCACAGTTTTAAATGGGTAGAGTGTAAGAATTTCACTTATATATGCAAATCTGTCTTTAAAAATGCAGCCAAACCCTGCTGTAATGCCTGTCGTGAGCATCAGAGTAAAACAAAGCTGATAAAGAGCAGCAAACACAAGTCATGACTGATGCAAATATAAAGCTCGTTAGCGTTCTGCAATCACTGCTTTTCAGGCGTGatgataaatactgtatttgCACAGCTTATTTCCCGGTGATGCTGCAAAGGAACACACAGCTATAATAAAAATGGAAGCGCTGGCTACTCATCAAAGCACATTAACAGCTCTATtacaggatgaggacagagacaaCTCATCTATTAAACATGAAGCTGAGCAGAGGTCTCACTCATGTCTTGTTTTGGGGGTTTAATGGTGATATTAAGCTGCATGAGTAGAGCAGTAAACCGATGGGGAGGGTTATTAAACGGCTCTGCGACATGTGCGGCGAGTCTTACAGTGGCCTCCACCCATCCCGCCGTAGTGGTTGGAAACAGCGATGAGGTCATAGCGGCAAGGCCCAGCATTGGGGTTAATCAGGAACTCGGACATGTCCAGATCGCTGTtgatgaaaaaacagaaaatcattaCCTGCTATGTACAAATATCAGTTCTCATAGCAGTTTTAAAGTGTCTAAATGGGATCAAAAGGCACCAAATAAGATTCTGACCACAGCTGACAAGAATCGTACACTGAAAATTTGCAATAATTGTACACTAAGTGTTAAATTTAGATGACTTAGTGCAAGTATTGAGTAAAGAAAGTTTGTATTTTACTGAGTCTGCACATAATGAAACAATGGGAAAACTGCTGAAATCAGTGTTCTACTGCAATGATATACTGccctttctctgtgtgtgcacgtgATCTGTCagaggctacttttggggacattggGGAATTTCAGACTTAAGACCAGTTAATCAGGGGTGACTTGTCCAATTAGGGACCAAAGCCATGTCTCCAATTGGGAAAAAGTTCacttttgggtcagtggttaatgTTAAGGGTTAGTTTTAGGCAAGTAGTGGCGATGGTTTGGGTTGGGGTAAGTCTCCAggtaattaatataaatatatgtgtccccaaaagtaaccatggtgtgatatgtgtgtgtgtgtgtgtgtgtgtgtgtgtgtgtgtgtgtgtgtgtgtgtgtgtacctgagtgGGAAGTCAACCAGGGAGTCCAGTTTATCCCTCATGTAGCGACTGTAGGAGAATCGTTTTAGATGGACCACCAGCACCGGTGGCAGAGACCACAGGTCCAGCTTCTTAGTGGCCTGTTGGTGCTGCTTACAGTTCGGACAGTACctgcatgcgcacacacacacacccaaacacgtACATGTAAGGAAACAGCACGCAACCTGCTCATTACCTGTTTGTTTGGCCTAAGGGCAGTTTCTCACCAAGGGTCCTCTGCTCCCAGTTTCTCCTTCGTGGTGAACAGTTCGATGCAGTCGTTCAGCTTGAAGAATGCCTTCTTCTGAGGCTTGTACTCCATGCTCTCGTGCTTATCAAAGTCCTGTTtacagtcacagacacacacacacacacacacacacacacacacacacacacacgcgcagcTATTTGAACAAACACTTCTCATAGCACTGCTGTGTCTCACTGGACAAGGATTACATCCCTGTCCTATAATAGAACAAAACAGATCATACATTACTCTGAAGCAGCTTAAACATGAGTATTGTGCTCTAACAATATCTGTTCACAAGTTATATATAGGCAGACATGTCATCAAGCTACTGTAGGATAGTGTGTTATCTATAATTACACTCTaattaaaactatattttaagGTTTGGTGAGCAGACAAAGAGCAAACCTGCCTATTAGAGTGTGAAAgcaaacatttactgtttaCTTACACACATTCCATTTGATTTGGTggagtgtaaatgtgtgtaattgTACAATTATGAATATACTACATTTGATTAAAATCAGTAAGAGCAGTGCTTCATTTTCAATTGAATtattttagtgttgaaatgaatcATTGCATCTTGGCAGACATTTAAGGCCTTTCTTCAGGATGCAGTGGCTGCTGCAGAAAACAAACCTGTGACCTTTTGATTACGAGACAGTTGAGCTCGACGCTGAGacttcctgctgctcctgtctgggTCACGCTGCCATTTTTTTTATAACGTGGTCTGTGTGCATGCTATTAAGTGAACCAGCTGCTCAGATACGGTGAGCATCTTCAGTTTCTGTTGTTGGCTTTACCTCGACAACTGTCTCGTCAAAGTACTTCTTCTTGATCTCCGGTTCCCAGTCCAAAGAGAGATAAGAGCGGTCTGGAAGGAGGTGGACAGAATGTAGAAAAATCCCATCAGAGGAGCCTTCTGTCATTTCAGCTTCtcttattgtcattatttcatctatatatctacggGGTCATTTATTCAGGCACTGAaatgatttgtttatttttctatgcATTGATTAGGAATTTAATCATTATCAATTTAAAATTAGAAACTGCTTCAAATAAATGccagaaaatataaaaacaaataaattgatAATGGAGTATGGAATGGTTAAAATCattgcaaaaatatattttgcttGAATTTGGGATTTCTGGGTCCACTGACCACTGAGTCGAAGGTGTCCCTCATCAAACCGGATCTGCCTGGTGTCCTCCTTGATGAGGGTGAAGTCCGTTTTGCCCATGTTATTGAACTGGAATGTAAAAAGTCTCTTTCTGTTGTGCCCGGCCGTCTGCTGGACTTTGGTGGAGTTCTGTGGACCGACCATGCCGTTCTCCAGTTCATTGTCCCCGCCCACAGAGTCCTCTGACTGGCTGTTGTCGTTCTCAGACGGCAGCTCCTGATCCTGACTGGACTCGTCATCCTGCTCATCCGTCTCCATCTCACCTGAaatgagagagagcagaaaagaCATCACAAAAGGTCACAACTTTCAttatgatgtgtttgtgtgtgtgtgtgtgtgtgtgtgtgtgtgtgtgtgtgtgtgtgtgtgagagtttgtgCGCTCACTTGGCGACCCCTCCTCCAGCAGTCCATTAGTGGCATTGCCGTTGACAGTGTGCTGTTTGGACGACTGCGTCTCTTCAcaatcctcctcatcctcctccacagAACATCGCACGAACcggctgcaaacacacaaaagtaaATAGTCTTTGTCAAATCCAATTCTACACTGTTTCTCTGAATGCCATTAAGATGTTGTCAACCACATGGTATGACTCAGCTCCACTCAGCTTGCCCTTTTCAGTGGTTTTCCATCAGGCAAAAGTTGTAcatagtacctggtactttttttgTATCACCTCCACAGAGGTTATATGTGAGCTGAGCTGATATTAAAAAGTCTGTTAAAAAATCTGTTTCCTCATTCGACCACCACtgcactgtctctctctctcttttttaaatgaatcaggAACCTGGCAAAGTCTAACTTAAGAGAGAAATGTCCCCCAGAAATGTCTCCCCTTCTCCTAAATCGACATAAGAGTACTTCTTTCTTATGAATGAAGCTGTGGTGCTAACAAATCAGTCATAGTCATCCCTGCaaaccctcccctcccccactgAGGAGTTACTATCAGCAGTGGAAAATGAAATCCACAAGAGTCAAGTAGAGTagagtcagagcagagccaGAACCATGCAGTGGAAATACAGCTAAAGTGGCTTGTAGTGTCGATGAATGTGTGATCAGATGGTGAGAAACACGAGCCTACCAGAGACGTAGGAGCAGCATGTTGTAGAGTTTGTCCTCACTGAGGGTTCTGGGGACGGCGATGAGGAAAGGCTGTCCGAACAACGGCGTGCTGGTGTGGTTGTAGCCTGACTGCTTGTACTTCTCCCTCAGGTGCACTGGGATCACTACGTGGTCTGTGTCCTCCACCCTGTTCACCGCTACCTCAAAcctatagagagagagagaagtgtgtcAGTAGATTGTAAGCACACTGGATAAGCTAAATCACACATGTCAGAAATACTGTCAGTGAAGAAACTGTTCATTCAAAAGCTGTTATTAAGACAAGTAAAATCATAACATGATttaggcaaaaaaaaacaaaacttaaattTAGTCGGTCACGTGGATGCAATCTAGTCCAAATTTAGATAACAATGAGGTTGTAATGTGAGAACAGATAACACAGCATGTCTGTCAGCCAAGCTTAACACTCACACGTAGATATCATCTCTCTCCATGATGCTGCTGAGGTTCTCGTTAGTGGCGAAGATCCGGTGGAAGCGGTGGTTGTAGATGTCAGTTACAATCatctgtgggggggggggggggggacaaagtCAGTCAAGACAGAAAGAGTCAAAAACTATTTGAGATTGAAGCTGATTAAACAAAGGTGTGGAATGGAAAGTTAGTTCTCAAAGAAGTTTGATACactgtcagtatttattttGGTCTCTTATtctccattttttattttgttgtttatagTCTGCTTGTTCAAAAGGAAATGGGTACTATATTTTCTCACTAGCTACTGTGGCTGGGTGGGCAGTGTTAAAGGGAGTAGACTATTTTGGTCTGTGCTGTCTGAGGAAATGTCAGCATAATAGTGTGATAAGA comes from the Scomber japonicus isolate fScoJap1 chromosome 23, fScoJap1.pri, whole genome shotgun sequence genome and includes:
- the LOC128353253 gene encoding ubiquitin carboxyl-terminal hydrolase 15-like isoform X5, which codes for MLLCCWWCLRPEAVELDSRRVDHRVLNCEATASTAITAVSLDQWEPETTNATLQSSQSVKNSSYSLPSYHPYSNSYDYSDQSRQSERSGLCGLSNLGNTCFMNSAVQCLSNISPLTEYFLKDKYTDELNEDNPLGMKGEIARAYAELIKQLWLGKYSYVTPRPFKTQVGRFAPQFSGYQQQDSHELLAFLLDGLHEDLNRIRKKPYIQLKDANGRPDKVVAEEAWESHIKRNDSIIVDIFHGLFKSTLVCPVCSKVSVTFDPFCYLTLPLPMKKERTLEVYLVRLDPMAKPTQYKLTVPKVGYISDLCTSLSSLSGVPAEKMIVTDIYNHRFHRIFATNENLSSIMERDDIYVFEVAVNRVEDTDHVVIPVHLREKYKQSGYNHTSTPLFGQPFLIAVPRTLSEDKLYNMLLLRLCRFVRCSVEEDEEDCEETQSSKQHTVNGNATNGLLEEGSPSEMETDEQDDESSQDQELPSENDNSQSEDSVGGDNELENGMVGPQNSTKVQQTAGHNRKRLFTFQFNNMGKTDFTLIKEDTRQIRFDEGHLRLSDRSYLSLDWEPEIKKKYFDETVVEDFDKHESMEYKPQKKAFFKLNDCIELFTTKEKLGAEDPWYCPNCKQHQQATKKLDLWSLPPVLVVHLKRFSYSRYMRDKLDSLVDFPLSDLDMSEFLINPNAGPCRYDLIAVSNHYGGMGGGHYTAYAKNKDDGKWYNFDDSSVSPANEDQIVSKAGYVLFYQRQDTVKGTGYFALDREEEEDEEEEEEEGEEEENENEERQERKGASSALGASSAAAATVSASASASASASASASASASASASASASASASASASASSASAALSDEEDLNENRRRKNDNEQEDEEEEEEEGEEEEEEEEGEEEEEEEEEEEEVPNRDVTMKTN
- the LOC128353253 gene encoding ubiquitin carboxyl-terminal hydrolase 15-like isoform X2; the protein is MAEGGAADLDTQRGEVAALLKTQLRKGDTWYLVDSHWFKQWKKYVGFDSWDKYQMGDQNVYPGPVDNSGLLKDGDVLAIKEHLIDELDYILVPTEGWNKLVSWYGLSEVQEPIARKVVEQGMFVKHCKVEVYLTELKLCEDSNMDNVITRRFSKADTIDLIEKEMRKLFSIPDEKETRLWNRYMSNTFEPLNKPDSTIQDAGLYQGQVLVIEQKNEDGTWPRGSTAPKSSGASNLSALPKISPSSLTNNHNSSFNSRNVKNSSYSLPSYHPYSNSYDYSDQSRQSERSGLCGLSNLGNTCFMNSAVQCLSNISPLTEYFLKDKYTDELNEDNPLGMKGEIARAYAELIKQLWLGKYSYVTPRPFKTQVGRFAPQFSGYQQQDSHELLAFLLDGLHEDLNRIRKKPYIQLKDANGRPDKVVAEEAWESHIKRNDSIIVDIFHGLFKSTLVCPVCSKVSVTFDPFCYLTLPLPMKKERTLEVYLVRLDPMAKPTQYKLTVPKVGYISDLCTSLSSLSGVPAEKMIVTDIYNHRFHRIFATNENLSSIMERDDIYVFEVAVNRVEDTDHVVIPVHLREKYKQSGYNHTSTPLFGQPFLIAVPRTLSEDKLYNMLLLRLCRFVRCSVEEDEEDCEETQSSKQHTVNGNATNGLLEEGSPSEMETDEQDDESSQDQELPSENDNSQSEDSVGGDNELENGMVGPQNSTKVQQTAGHNRKRLFTFQFNNMGKTDFTLIKEDTRQIRFDEGHLRLSDRSYLSLDWEPEIKKKYFDETVVEDFDKHESMEYKPQKKAFFKLNDCIELFTTKEKLGAEDPWYCPNCKQHQQATKKLDLWSLPPVLVVHLKRFSYSRYMRDKLDSLVDFPLSDLDMSEFLINPNAGPCRYDLIAVSNHYGGMGGGHYTAYAKNKDDGKWYNFDDSSVSPANEDQIVSKAGYVLFYQRQDTVKGTGYFALDREEEEDEEEEEEEGEEEENENEERQERKGASSALGASSAAAATVSASASASASASASASASASASASASASASASASASASSASAALSDEEDLNENRRRKNDNEQEDEEEEEEEGEEEEEEEEGEEEEEEEEEEEEVPNRDVTMKTN
- the LOC128353253 gene encoding ubiquitin carboxyl-terminal hydrolase 15-like isoform X1; this translates as MAEGGAADLDTQRGEVAALLKTQLRKGDTWYLVDSHWFKQWKKYVGFDSWDKYQMGDQNVYPGPVDNSGLLKDGDVLAIKEHLIDELDYILVPTEGWNKLVSWYGLSEVQEPIARKVVEQGMFVKHCKVEVYLTELKLCEDSNMDNVITRRFSKADTIDLIEKEMRKLFSIPDEKETRLWNRYMSNTFEPLNKPDSTIQDAGLYQGQQQQAESQFLSSCCLLQVLVIEQKNEDGTWPRGSTAPKSSGASNLSALPKISPSSLTNNHNSSFNSRNVKNSSYSLPSYHPYSNSYDYSDQSRQSERSGLCGLSNLGNTCFMNSAVQCLSNISPLTEYFLKDKYTDELNEDNPLGMKGEIARAYAELIKQLWLGKYSYVTPRPFKTQVGRFAPQFSGYQQQDSHELLAFLLDGLHEDLNRIRKKPYIQLKDANGRPDKVVAEEAWESHIKRNDSIIVDIFHGLFKSTLVCPVCSKVSVTFDPFCYLTLPLPMKKERTLEVYLVRLDPMAKPTQYKLTVPKVGYISDLCTSLSSLSGVPAEKMIVTDIYNHRFHRIFATNENLSSIMERDDIYVFEVAVNRVEDTDHVVIPVHLREKYKQSGYNHTSTPLFGQPFLIAVPRTLSEDKLYNMLLLRLCRFVRCSVEEDEEDCEETQSSKQHTVNGNATNGLLEEGSPSEMETDEQDDESSQDQELPSENDNSQSEDSVGGDNELENGMVGPQNSTKVQQTAGHNRKRLFTFQFNNMGKTDFTLIKEDTRQIRFDEGHLRLSDRSYLSLDWEPEIKKKYFDETVVEDFDKHESMEYKPQKKAFFKLNDCIELFTTKEKLGAEDPWYCPNCKQHQQATKKLDLWSLPPVLVVHLKRFSYSRYMRDKLDSLVDFPLSDLDMSEFLINPNAGPCRYDLIAVSNHYGGMGGGHYTAYAKNKDDGKWYNFDDSSVSPANEDQIVSKAGYVLFYQRQDTVKGTGYFALDREEEEDEEEEEEEGEEEENENEERQERKGASSALGASSAAAATVSASASASASASASASASASASASASASASASASASASSASAALSDEEDLNENRRRKNDNEQEDEEEEEEEGEEEEEEEEGEEEEEEEEEEEEVPNRDVTMKTN